The genomic stretch CCTGACCTGAGGACTTCTGGGGGAGACAGTGGGAGCTGCTCCAGCGCCCTCAACACGGTAAGTAGGAGGGGTTGGCCTGGGACTGCTTCTAAagaaacgtttacatttcaaaagGCTAACATGCTATTGCTTATATGTATAAAGGCTCTTGAAGAACTTGCCAAAGTTAGTGAAGAATTATGCAGCTTTCAAGAGGAAATTCGAAAGCGGTCTAACCACAGAAGGTAGGCTGGTACATCTCTGATGATTTTAtgctggaaaataaaaaaaagaatattgttttCAGTTAATGAACCCAAATTGCCTCTGGCATCTCATTCACACTTTCTTAGGGAGAATTAGTAATGTGATTAAAAGCTGTCATCTTAGATAggagataaaaatgtaaattgaatATTTCTCTGTTCACTAATTCTTAAAGCAGATCTTCTAACTCTGTAATTTGACTCTGAGGCACACTTTACTCTTTTGGTGTTTAGTTAAGCTGTGCCCACCATAATAAATTAGCAAGTATCCTGTAATGTagtttttgttttgagttttttcaTGTTGAGTATTTGGCCAGTGGAAGAGTATACTGGGTTAATCTAGTTAAATACATCTTTAAACTATGTCAGATTTAACAGTGTGGTGTTTTAATTATATAGTGATGTTCTACTGAAATATTTTGAGTCATTTAGTTCTCATTCTCTTTATTGCCTACTGTTCTCTGTTAATGAGCATTTGTCTGCCCTTTATTGTAAGTGATCTCATAAGTTGAAGGGATATAAGTATGATTTATATTTATCAATATGATTAACTTTAATTTATGAATCCACATTATTGCtatatttaggtttttattttgataactCAGAAAATTATTACTTGTCTATTTTCTTCTACAAACCACATCACATataaagttttcactgtcactTCGTGGTCTTTAGAAAAAAGCTCAAAATCCTTAATATGTAATTGAAAGTCATTACAAGTTAACCTAATGCACCTGTCTTACTTTCCATCATCCTTTCCATTCTTGCTTTATGTTCCATCCACACCAAAGTACTCACTGTCCTCTGAATAGCCTTACtattgtttctgaagctcacttTGCTTATATGCCCTTTACCCATCAACAAAATTGTCACTTTTCTTTCATGTCCAAATAACACCTTCCGTTTGGTATTGCTCATGTCTCTTTGCGCTTTGATTCAGATTTCCATCCTACTACTTAGAATGTTATTTCAAATTCAAGGAGAGGAACTTGGGCTCAGAAGACGTAATGAATAGGGATTCAGTAGGCAAAGAGGATATAAGGAAATGGCAAGAGAGAAACCTATAGAAATGGGAACCCCAATAGCAGACACCCCAGAGACCACACACAGTCTAGTCTGAGCGTAGGTGAAGTTTCAGGTAATAGAAAAAATGAGAGACACAGTTGAAAAGATGTTTTGGGTCAGACTATGTATGTTGAGTCTCGCATACAACACTGGGAGGTAGGCCTTATTTTACTGTAAAAGGAACTTGAAGTTTTGGACTAAGGgatttataaaaaaataatgtttgaggAAGTTGTGACTCCTTTTCCTGTAACAGAATCCATTGCTTTAGTCTCAGTGTCTTTAAGGGCTTGTCATAAATAAAGTTATCACTAATATACCATGTTTTATAACTGTTTAGGATGAAGTCAGATTCTTTTCTCCAGGAAATGCCAAATGTAATTAACATGCCTCATGGAGATCACATGATCAACAATGGGCAGTGCCTTCCTTCAaccaatttagaaaaagaaaaacagaaaaacagaaagaatctGTGCTGTACCAGTGTTTTCCTAAACAATTCTAAGAACAAAAGTGGAACCAATACAATTGATCTGCAAAGAAATGAAACTCCACCAGTTCCTCCTCCAAGAAGCACATCTCGAAATTTTCCCAGCTCCTATTCTGAGCAAGCCCATGGAAGTCTGAAGGGAAGTTTAGACCACAGCAGCAGGGTGGCCCAAGAAGGTCACGGTGAACGGAACTGCAGTCCTCATTTCCTGTGGCCGCATGATGCGATGCCTACGTTGTGTCTAAATGAAGGGAAGACTTTGAAAGATGGTATCATGTTTTCTTCTTTGGCACCAGAAACCAAAATAGATAACAAGCCTTCAAGTAATGAGAATGTTGGACTTAGCATGTGGTCATCTGACATTGGGACAGGTGCAAAAAATAGTCCCTCTACACTCTGGTCTCAGAAAACCTGCTCTATTCCCAATAAACCAAAATATGAAAAGGCGATCCCAGATCAGCCTGCTAAATCTCATCCTGGTCTTCATGTAGGCAATGTCTACGGTTCCTCAGTGACACAGAGCACTAGCCCACTGAGAAGTTTCGGTTGCGGCTTTGAAAAGACTACTAGAAATGAAAAGCTGGCAGAAAAGACTGATGAATTTAACAGGATCGTATTTAGAACAGATAGAAATTGTCATGCAGTTCAGCAAAATCAAAGCTTCTCAGGATCATCTGAAGATCTTCAGCCCTGTGATACCTTAATTACTTGTGCAGGTAATGCTTCAGAAAGTGACACTGTTTCTGACATTCTGAAAACTAGCGCCCACGTGCCTGTGCCCAGGGAAACTGTGCCTGATAATTCCACCAAAAAATCCACAACAGGCCTCTTCAAACAAACACAGGAGCACGTAAGCCCGAGCAGTTACCGGAATATGTTCCAGGAGCATGACTGGAGACCAAGTAATTTGTCTGGCCGACCAAGATCGGCTGATCCCAGGTCAAATTATGGTGTGGTGGAAAAGCTGCTGAAAACCTACGAAACGTCAGCGGGGTCTGTATTGCAAAATTCTAAATGCTTCCAGGATAATTGGACCAAATGTAATTCTGATGTCACTGGTGGAGCCACATTAAATCAGCCTTTAGAAAAGCTCCAGATAGAACAAGAGCTTCAGCAAAAGACAGCTATGTGTGGGGCACAGCAAGTGAAGCAAGGAGTAGATCGGAAAAAGGTAATAGAGGTGAGAAAGCAATTTAACATATTTTGGTAGAACTGAATCCGTATTCAGCAGTGGCCCCAAATTCAGTCAGTTGCCCGTCCATATAAATAGAACATTGGcacacattttaacattttcttagtTCCTTGGCTCTTTGTTTGTGAACAAATAGAAACCTTAGGATTACAGCTCAATATgaacttttaaaagtataattttgtttgtttgtttgtttgttttattgacgtatagtcaatttacagtgttgtgtcaatttctggtgtacagcgtaatgtttcagtcatacatatatatacatatattccttttcatattctttttcattataggtttaaAGTATAGTTTTTAAGTCTGAGAATAgcacattataatttttttaaaaattctgaaatggCACAAGGTAATATAATTAGGCTTAAGAACCTCAAAAAGATCAAATATTTGTTGTGAGcttcctttttgaaaaaaatattctgaatgtgCATTTGTTAATCTGTAGAATTTTATTCTATTGAAGTGTTTATATTTCTTAAAGTACatgggaaatgttttaaaaataacttgctCTTTTCAGTTATTAGCTATGATTGGGTCTGTCATTCCCAGAATTTGATTCGTGCTCTTCCTCATGGGATCAGtcacatgatttaaaaaacatcATCTAAAATAGTGCCTTATGAAGTTCTTTTATTGTGGAGCTAAAAGGCAGTACatggaaatagaaaaatgatGTTGTAGTGTAAAAGGTTTAAGGTCATTATTATTTGTATAAGTTCTTTGCATGGAAATTGCCGTTCCCCCTGCCACTGAAAATGGGGATTTAAGTAAACTGTTAATCCTGCAAAAGAGTATAATCTTTGCTAGTTAGAGGAGAAAAATAGGTTGAAAAGATTGGTATTTACAGTGAAGAATTATCCATTAGTCCCTTTTATGcataatatacaaaaatttaCAGGGTGCTGTATTGTTACAATTAGCCAGTGCTAGTTTTACACAGCACATGTGTATGCAGCATAGTTTTAGATCATGCAGGTTGCCTCCTTCttgtgtaaaaagaaaaaaattgtatcatTCTTTCAAATCCTACAAAAGTATCAGTTTACATCCGTTTTATCAGAAACTTTGCCTGTTTGCCCAAGGTACAAATAATTATCCtgcttttgtatttcatttttcagttgatCCCCAAAATACCTGTATGATTCTGTGGTTTCAGATGGGAAATGGAAGCATATATACAATAAACAGCCAAAATTCTCATTAACTAACAAATGTTACTAAATAGTTACCATTTTTGCATTGATCGTGGGTTTGGGAGGAGTCCTCTACTGTAGATCCTTAGGAGTTCTCCATTCCCCCTCCCCAGGGACAAGTGTGAAAAACTAAGACTCCAAGGAGAGAAAAAGTAGATGCAGGTTACGGTcatagaaataaaagacaaaaaacaaaacaaaacaaaatgaaaaaaacaggtaaaaaaaagaaaggccatCCTTACTGCCCAGCTCAAGTCAAAGACCACAGGCTTTGTTGAGAAGGTCGATAAGAACCAAAGGTGTAAAATGTGTCATGAAagctttttaattgctttttaatgGCAATGGCttttcttccattaaaataaaaaggaagcaaaataggaagaaaggaaagaaagagaagggaagagaaggaaattgTTTTCAGTCATCAGATGATACCCAATATAGATCACAATTCTTCATTAGCAATTAAAATGAAgttatatttaaaagtattttaaaggttTCTACCAAAGGCCATggctcctggaaaaaaaaaagtaatggtaATTTTGAAACTTGAGAAATAGTAACAGTGGttcttaagggggaaaaaaaagataacatcAGGCAAATCATTTCGTGGTTTGTGTGCCTTTTGTTTAGGACCTCTAGAAGTGTCAATAACTTGATATAAAATAACTGGATGTAAAtgaattcttctttaaattactgtctttttgtttttaaacagcaCTAAAATATCCTAACACCTAACATTAAGAAAAATCTTTAGTTTCATCATATCAAAACTATCCTACATGAACTTTTGGATCCTGAACTCATAGTTCTAAAAAGAAAGCAGTCGTATCAAAACTCGTCAATGTGAAGAGATCTACAATATTATCAAACGctattttcatattaaaagtgAATTGCTTTGATTAAAACACTCAAGACCACAAACGTCAGACAAATaccttctttcattttcaatgctTTTTCTTGCTCATAGATATGGTAATACATCCATCCCACAGTCGGTGTCCACAATTTATTAAGCCCATTGTTGGTGCCTGAATCGTGAGATGAATGTCTTCATTTGTGTCACAGGAATCCCTGGCAGTGAAATCCTCACATGGAAAAGGATTTTCCCGACCTGCTAGACCAGCAAATCGCCGTCTCCCATCCAGATGGGCATCCAGATCTCCATCCGCTCCCCCTGCCTTGCGGAGAACTGCCCAGAGCATCACCGTCTCTCTGCGATCTGAGGCATCGGTGGTCTGAGTCTCTGGCCTGGATTGCGAGACTACAAAAGTCCCAACTGCCAAACAGAGTATTCCGAGAGTTTACGACCAATCCTGTCTCTTCTGTATCTTTCAAGATTATTGGGACAAACAATTTAAATCTTAACTTCCCATCAGTCTTCAGTGTTTTTAATCTATGGAATAATTATCTTCCTGTATTTTGATTTCTTAGATCAGAATTTTTTAATGCCATCCTCATTAATTTGCCAATATGATTTAAGTTGAAACAATGTACTATATTGTATATTCTAACTTTCTTGCAAGTGGCAGAAAGCAAGGTTATGTGCATGGCCATGTGTTTGTAGGTGCATGTGTTGATATAGGAAATATCTTAGTATGTATTTAGATAAGAAAAACTTATGTGCTAGTGTTGACTTTGAAATTATAACATGTATACCTATatattctttgtgtttatttaaaatttttaaaaatacacggtattatttatattttgtatacCTTTTAATAGGTATCCACTTAAGGCTTTTGAGGTACTTATGTTAACTAACCACTTCCTTGGCTTCAACCACATTGAAAAATAGTTCTACGTGTATCTAACATTGGTAGCTTTCTATATACAGTTCATAGTTACTTAACCCATATAGGGATAGACTAATACCATTcaccttgtttatctcttttaaataagtaaaattgtcACAGGCTTAACCGATCAGCCTTCTAAAGCAAACACAAAATGTTCACAAAAGCATTTATATATCATTTGGCAGTCTACTCCGACATTTAACTGTGTACTTAATCCTTAGAGCCGGTATCCTAAGACTGCCTTGTAAATGACATGACTAAACAATGAATTTATTCAGGCAACTTCAGTAACAAGCATTCCTTACACGGGATATGAAAAGAACTTCAATTATGCTGAATTCTACTTTTTGTTAAAACTATAGTAAGCTTTTTGTTCAGCTACTTTATTTGGAGTCATACATATTGAAAGGTAAGTCAttcactttctcctttttctaatcTTTTCCCTAAAATTAGTAGATAATAGACtaattcaattttttattaaaaaggaaaatcaggAATGGTGTTTCATTGAGAGCTGAATTATATTTCTTATAGTGtgctacataaaaaaaaaaaaaagccttaaactAACCTTTGACATCCATGAGTAGCATAAggaatacaaactttttttttggccacAATTTCCAAAAAGTGAACACGTAAAATCTATACTGAGAACTGATAAAAATATGAATGTTGAGGTGCTTGGAATTTTACATGGAAGATCTTAGAAGCAAATTTGTTCTCCATTGTCTCTATATAAAACCAAATGTGGTATTAGATATTAATTctatttaagctttttttttaattaccaaaaaAGGTTATGTAATTCTTATGACAAAAATATTCAGAGCCTTCTCCTTGTGATACATTCTAACAATTTAGAGAAATTTTCTTCATTACACCATAAATTGAGGtaaagtaattaatttttaaatcccaGACTGCCTTAAAGGCTCAAGACTGTTGCATGGTGAAGGACAGATTCATTCTTTCCAGTAAAGAGAGTTCCCAGGAGATGAGCGGAATTAAGCTTCTAGAAGGTGAGGCTGGAGCAGACGGTAAGTAAGGGCTATAGATCGACTCTTTTAATTCTTGTTTCTTTCAGGAATCTCCTTTTCCATAGAAAGCCTATCAGAGAAAAGTAACCTAGACACCAAGTGATGTTGCTCATATAATATGCTTCCTATCTAGAAGGGAGAAAAACACTGGGGAGGCGGTAGCCTGTGGCATAAAATGATAGACCTGTTAGGAAGATGGTACTGTGTAATGCTGGAGAGCAGCCCAAGAACTGTGTGACGTAGCTGCTCCTCTCCTTCACTGTATACCAGGTAGTCCAATGTGGATCTGTGGTGCCTAACTTGAGTTACAAGTCAGAATATtgagaattgttttttaaattagatttctGACCTTATCACAGGATTACTAAAGCAGAATTTCCAGGAGTAGGGAGTGGGAATCTTGAATCcttagtaaaaaaagaaaaacatttgactATTAGGGACATGTGGAAGCAGTGACATTAACTGATACCTAATGGATGGGTACCATTGGGTAGTCATGTTTCTTCTCTGGGACTTGCCTTTGTTATCTGTAAATTAAAAGGGTAATATTGTCAGGCGTCACAATTTTATGCCACTTTTTCTATTACCATTTTAATGAACCAGTGGAACACATTTTAACATCTTATGTTGACAATAATCATAGACTATTAGAGCTGGAAAAAAAGCATCTAGTCCAACTCAATTGTAAagatgaaactaaaaaaaaaaaagattatttgagtattttgttttctctttttaaatattttacaattttttatggAAAAACCTATCAGGTAAATGGAAGTgatccttaaaaaatatttttgatgtattgTGATTTTTAACCAGTAGTTTTTCTACTTTGGATGGGCATTTTCTTCCCAACAGCATACCCTTTATTATATCATCACTGCTAGATTTAAGGGATTTGTAAACATATCAGGAGTACTTGAGTAGAAGTTTTCCCTGGCAGACTTTTTGGGGAAAATAATCTTCTATTATTTCAATAGAGGGTTATTGATGTTATAGGCTGATCTCAGAAAGGAGTAAGAGCGAGGCAGAAAGAGTGTTTGAgtttctgtgcatgtgtgtgtatgcccATGACCCTTGCCCGGGTTCTCTGTATAGCCCTATGCCTGAAGCCAAGTATAAATGATGTTGCATAATTCACTTTATCAAAAATTATCCGTAAccttatttttacatagaaagtGAAGGTGACCAGATATTATCATGCACAAAACATGATTTACTTCTCTGTAGAGGATTTAGCCAGACTCTATGTCACCCCAAGCAAACATCTGGACCTAAAAAAGAGAATCTGCTTCCCTACAAagatttttcaatttatttttaggCACACTTTCTGACAAACAACTACCTGATAATGAAATCTCCTTCAGTCGTTGGAAACTATCAAATAAAATAGGGGTGGAAACACTTGCTCTAGCATCTGTGTACATCTggagcatttttattttcctccttttctacagtgaaaatcCAGCTGAGAGTTTTTTAAAGTCTAAACTCAAGTATGTACATAGTTCAACCTAGCTTCTCCCAAAATATCTCTAGATAGTAGGGTCTAAAGGCCAAGCCTGCCTGAATCCCTGCACCTGGCCACACACACAACCCCATCTAGTTTCTCGTATGCTGACACCattttgtgcccatttaactacTTATTGAGTCTGAttaagttttctttgaaaaaggaGTACTCCTCTGAAATTTACTTTTACATGGTGAAATttagttaaattatttttaggcAGATGTAGATTTCAAGCATAGTACGATTTTGCTTCAAATTCCTTGAGTAGCAAGTACCTTTATCAGAATCTAGAATTATGATTTACTCATTTTACTATAGCTCAAAAAATATGCTTCTTCAAAAAATGAGcttcataaagtaaaaaaaaattcaaaacaaagaaaaaaaaagactgggggAGGAGCTTTAAGGCAAGTGTCTACTCAACATTTTTTACTGTGGGAATTTTTCTTATCATAGGAAATAATCTTTGtctcaatgggaaaaaaaatcataagactTAAAATCTGATACATGCTATAATGATCTAATGAATCCAACAGGTAAGAatggaaaattctggaaaaaaattctgCTTAAAATCTGATACATGCTATAATGATCTAATGAATCCAACAGGTAAGAatggaaaattctggaaaaaaattctgCTTAATATGAAGCCATGATAGAGTGTAGAAATGAGAAACGAGTCTAGAAATGAGAGACGAGTCTAGAATAGGAAGGACCTTAGAAGTCACCCAAAACAATCTCATATGGAGGAGAGAAACCTGCTACTTAGAGAGGCCTGCCTGGCTGCTAGGGTTACAGGGACAGGAACCCAGCTGGATTCCAGCATCAGTGTTCTGCCTCCCTGTATACCCGTGGGCATCTGAGAGCTTGCAAAGCACATATGTATTCCTTATTTACTTCTTACAACAAATTTCAAGGCAGCCATCATGATTTCtaattacagaaggaaaaattaaatagcCAAgataatagaataaatatttcccaAGACAATACTTAGCAGCAAATATGTGGCTCTTCAGACTTAATTCAAGTTCTTTGTCCAAAGAAGCAAAGAGGAAGGCAAAGAGTGAACAGTTCCTTTTCACTTCTGTTTTATGCATGACAATGaaattgtttattttgctttcattgagaatttctctttattttgtcttttaatgaTCTAAACCAAAATTCGTCATTCATGATTTACATGGTTTCAATTGTTTCAAGAGATATTATTCAAGCAGTCATGAAGAAGTCACACTTTAtcaaagtaatttaatttttgatgCCTGTGCTCCAATATTGTATAGCTTTTGTATAGAAGCCAATATGTTGATGGTAAAAACAATAAGTATTCCAGCaagtagccaaagcaatcctcATCTATAGCATCAATTGAATCTGGACCTCCTCAATTTTCAAAagaatcacagaaaatgttcACTCTATATGACTTCAGTGTACTCCAGGATCACTACAAGCATTTCCCTTGGAGCATgcagttatttccaattttaaGTTAATTGTGTCCTGCCACTCTCTTTTTGAGGCTTTATTCTCCAATTAAATTATTTACCATGTAATTTTATACAAATCATTAAACAAATCTAATCCAGCTATTTGGGatctgaagacttttttttttttcataatgctGTTCAGCCTTAAAATCACAccaaatttaaactataaaatttttctatttcagtCTTTGCAAGAAATTTTTGTGTTAAAATAAAgccaggaaaaaaagtaaaataaataaaatagaatgttaaaaaataattaagccaGGAAAAGATTCTCTGAATTAATGCTATCTAGAGTGAAAAAGTAAGTTTGCAATGAaacaagaaaattttatttttaaaaggaagttacATGAAGGAATAAAAGGGGGCAATAGTCTCTATATGTTAAAATTTAGGAGGTAAAACATCGGTAATAAAGATTCTTCCTCTGAAATCCCAGGCAAGAAGAGAAGAGCTGAGACCAGGCATGTCATCTGCCACCTCATTAAAAAGGAAACTGGTAGTGGTGCAGCCCAATGAGCCAAAGCTAAGTGAGTTCATGACATTTCCAACTCAACAGAAACAAACGCTAGGTATTTCCAGGTGAACTGAGGGCCTGGGAAAAGCACAACACTAAGGACTCCAAGGCGGACCTGCTCAGGCGTCATCTTCAAGGAGATTCCTCATAAAACATCAGAGACCTGACACTGCGTCCAGAGCTGGGGTGGGAATGAAATGTCCAGAGGAGGAAGTTAACAGCAGCAAGATACTAGATCAAGAGGCCAGTCCTGGGGACAAGCATGCAGGATACTAAAGAGAGAAAACTAGAGGTTGGGAGGGAAACTTCCACTGGAAATAGGAACAGAGAGGTTTTCATCGGCATACCCGATCTTTACCGAAGGCTTCTTGGCTAGCGAGTGAAGGACCCATTTGTAGGCAGCGAGGAGAGTAACCACCAGGAAACTGAAACAAATGGAGGGTCTGTGCAGCCTGAGACACTTTTGGGAACTAGAAATGACAGGAGGCCATCAGAGGACCTCCCAGTGAGGGATTTAAAAAGACAGGCAAAGATGACGAGGTATGGGCTGACATCCTCTTATCTCCACCTTCCTTTTATTGTGACTGCCGTCAGAATCTAAGATTTTATCTAGATAacctaataaataaaataagccatcTACATCTTCATGTAGTAGACTCTAAGAGCAAAAATAGACACCCAAGAAATTGAACGTGAcatttttcttcaataaaaaataaaaatagccccATCATTAAAGAGTAGACCATTTTTAGGAGAACTTAAAAAATCACTGTATATATGGAGTAGACAAACATAGGCCAAACTGTATCCAAGAATAGAATATAgtctcagagaaaaagaaatgcaatgttATATCTAAAGAAGGGGAAACTTCATTAGCTGCTCTGAGCTCTGCCTGAATGGAAAGCAGGTGGGCTGCATGGAGCAGAGGAAAAGGTACCTGAGAACAAGAATATGTAGGGTTGATACACTGCAGTTCAGTAGAAAAGGCCAGGGTCTGAAAACATGGTATTTCTGGCCACAGGACTGTTCCATTCTGTCTTAGGAAGAGGAGGTTCCCCCAGACTGATCTGTGCCACACAGGGTTGCCCAAGTTCTATCAACTCATTTTTCCACACTCAGTGGAGCACCCTTCTGATTCTCAAATTAACTACCTAAATGTTTAGAGGAGTAGGAGAACATCTAGACAGGGGTTCCTTGAAtatttccagaaggttttctcTGATAGCAGAAAAAAGAAGTCGCTCTCCAAAGGTCTCTGATGGTGTCTAAAATTCTTTAGATTTGGGGGCTTGAAACTCAAAAAATTTTACAGTCCTTAAACAAACAGGAattttgtctgctttgttcactgacTGCACCAAACACTTAAGAAAGTGACAGCAGAGAGTAAGCTCAATAagtgttgaataaataaacaaaaaattttgttacaatttaaaaaattaacagaatgaAATGTTTTAGTCACTTGCTATCAGAAACATCAAAATAGgttttcctctctgcctccttgtTTAGTCACAACTGAActgaatttacttttatttcataaaattgagCCACCTGAATTTACATCATAGAGTAATTTCTTGTCGTAGTGTCACCATATTTTGAGAACTTAAAAATGCATATGAATT from Camelus bactrianus isolate YW-2024 breed Bactrian camel chromosome 8, ASM4877302v1, whole genome shotgun sequence encodes the following:
- the KIAA0408 gene encoding uncharacterized protein KIAA0408 homolog isoform X1, giving the protein MDLHKQWENTETDWHKEKMELLDQFDNERKEWESQWKIMQKKIEELCHEVKLRRKVNTRERAKIIDLGCEKAIQDKMVESSPNYPNSGQCEFTGLNHRDDLGKKDNTEQNLFHERNQMCKEQKATKKSKVEFMDSLTTDKQREGEAWPDLRTSGGDSGSCSSALNTALEELAKVSEELCSFQEEIRKRSNHRRMKSDSFLQEMPNVINMPHGDHMINNGQCLPSTNLEKEKQKNRKNLCCTSVFLNNSKNKSGTNTIDLQRNETPPVPPPRSTSRNFPSSYSEQAHGSLKGSLDHSSRVAQEGHGERNCSPHFLWPHDAMPTLCLNEGKTLKDGIMFSSLAPETKIDNKPSSNENVGLSMWSSDIGTGAKNSPSTLWSQKTCSIPNKPKYEKAIPDQPAKSHPGLHVGNVYGSSVTQSTSPLRSFGCGFEKTTRNEKLAEKTDEFNRIVFRTDRNCHAVQQNQSFSGSSEDLQPCDTLITCAGNASESDTVSDILKTSAHVPVPRETVPDNSTKKSTTGLFKQTQEHVSPSSYRNMFQEHDWRPSNLSGRPRSADPRSNYGVVEKLLKTYETSAGSVLQNSKCFQDNWTKCNSDVTGGATLNQPLEKLQIEQELQQKTAMCGAQQVKQGVDRKKVIEESLAVKSSHGKGFSRPARPANRRLPSRWASRSPSAPPALRRTAQSITVSLRSEASVV
- the KIAA0408 gene encoding uncharacterized protein KIAA0408 homolog isoform X2 is translated as MDLHKQWENTETDWHKEKMELLDQFDNERKEWESQWKIMQKKIEELCHEVKLRRKVNTRERAKIIDLGCEKAIQDKMVESSPNYPNSGQCEFTGLNHRDDLGKKDNTEQNLFHERNQMCKEQKATKKSKVEFMDSLTTDKQREGEAWPDLRTSGGDSGSCSSALNTALEELAKVSEELCSFQEEIRKRSNHRRMKSDSFLQEMPNVINMPHGDHMINNGQCLPSTNLEKEKQKNRKNLCCTSVFLNNSKNKSGTNTIDLQRNETPPVPPPRSTSRNFPSSYSEQAHGSLKGSLDHSSRVAQEGHGERNCSPHFLWPHDAMPTLCLNEGKTLKDGIMFSSLAPETKIDNKPSSNENVGLSMWSSDIGTGAKNSPSTLWSQKTCSIPNKPKYEKAIPDQPAKSHPGLHVGNVYGSSVTQSTSPLRSFGCGFEKTTRNEKLAEKTDEFNRIVFRTDRNCHAVQQNQSFSGSSEDLQPCDTLITCAGNASESDTVSDILKTSAHVPVPRETVPDNSTKKSTTGLFKQTQEHVSPSSYRNMFQEHDWRPSNLSGRPRSADPRSNYGVVEKLLKTYETSAGSVLQNSKCFQDNWTKCNSDVTGGATLNQPLEKLQIEQELQQKTAMCGAQQVKQGVDRKKESLAVKSSHGKGFSRPARPANRRLPSRWASRSPSAPPALRRTAQSITVSLRSEASVV